In a single window of the Zea mays cultivar B73 chromosome 5, Zm-B73-REFERENCE-NAM-5.0, whole genome shotgun sequence genome:
- the LOC100216897 gene encoding uncharacterized protein LOC100216897 — MVIQCVCFSPLLPLLYERHSWCLEVMAGHLPERLLLFPLSIKWMPEPSPFPVQAFPHRYLARTCSSAAVRRSSELVPRHPLSTPATSPLPPSRSGARSVVRAVADSLDHPLPCSARTARGASPERTSPSTQHLCRDHPALPPVPEQTQD, encoded by the coding sequence ATGGTGATTCAATGCGTTTGTTTCTCCCCGTTACTCCCTCTCCTCTATGAACGACATTCATGGTGCCTTGAAGTCATGGCCGGCCACCTCCCCGAGCGTCTCTTActcttccctctctctataaaatggATGCCCGAGCCCTCTCCCTTCCCTGTCCAAGCTTTTCCCCATCGCTACCTCGCCCGGACGTGTTCGTCGGCCGCCGTACGTCGTTCGTCGGAGCTCGTGCCCCGTCATCCGCTCTCAACCCCAGCCACCTCGCCCCTTCCTCCTTCTCGCAGTGGAGCACGTTCCGTCGTCCGCGCCGTCGCCGATTCGCTGGACCATCCACTGCCCTGCAGTGCTCGGACCGCCCGTGGAGCCTCGCCGGAGCGTACCTCGCCGTCCACGCAGCACCTCTGCCGAGACCACCCTGCCCTTCCTCCTGTACCTGAGCAAACTCAAGATTGA